The following are encoded in a window of Solidesulfovibrio magneticus RS-1 genomic DNA:
- a CDS encoding hydrogenase maturation nickel metallochaperone HypA, with amino-acid sequence MHELSIAQSLLALIEDEMAKHGKEKLITVKVRHGRLSSVVPEALSMAFEVMTADSRLAGAALVMEETPVLLRCRDCSREFTPDPPTAAFAPCPGCGQELGHTVVSGRELYIEYLELE; translated from the coding sequence ATGCACGAACTCTCCATCGCCCAAAGTCTGCTGGCCCTCATCGAAGATGAGATGGCCAAGCACGGCAAGGAAAAGCTCATTACCGTCAAGGTCCGCCACGGCCGCCTGTCCTCGGTGGTGCCCGAAGCCCTGTCCATGGCCTTTGAAGTCATGACCGCCGACTCGCGGCTGGCCGGCGCGGCCCTGGTCATGGAAGAGACCCCCGTGCTGCTGCGCTGCCGCGACTGCAGCCGGGAGTTCACCCCCGATCCACCCACCGCCGCCTTCGCCCCCTGCCCGGGCTGCGGCCAGGAACTGGGGCATACGGTGGTGTCCGGACGCGAACTGTATATCGAATACCTCGAACTCGAATAG
- a CDS encoding DUF554 domain-containing protein yields MIPIGPLVNGAAIIVGALLGLTLHGRFPDRIRTIMFHALGLSVFAIGVKMAMAMTSPILLVVSMLVGAVVGEAIDIERQFARAGDKIKTLLRSDNALFTDGLVTASVIFCSGTMAVLGSFDEALRGDHTLLFTKSILDGCIAMILATTYGAGVALSFLPVAAYESAMTVTAGAAQDFFTPARLTQLSAVGGLLIVGIGINMLGILKIKVFNLLPAMFLAAALAPFFVD; encoded by the coding sequence ATGATCCCCATCGGTCCCCTCGTCAACGGCGCGGCCATCATCGTCGGTGCGCTGCTTGGCCTCACGCTGCACGGCCGGTTCCCCGACCGCATCCGCACCATCATGTTCCATGCTCTCGGGCTTTCCGTCTTCGCCATCGGCGTCAAGATGGCCATGGCCATGACCTCGCCCATCCTGCTGGTCGTTTCCATGCTGGTCGGCGCGGTCGTAGGCGAAGCCATCGACATCGAACGCCAGTTCGCCCGGGCCGGCGACAAGATCAAAACCCTGCTGCGCTCGGACAACGCCCTTTTCACCGACGGCCTGGTCACCGCCTCGGTCATCTTCTGCTCCGGCACCATGGCCGTGCTTGGCTCCTTTGACGAAGCCCTGCGCGGCGACCATACCTTGCTGTTCACCAAATCCATCCTCGACGGCTGCATCGCCATGATCCTGGCCACCACCTACGGCGCCGGCGTGGCCCTGTCGTTTTTGCCCGTGGCCGCCTACGAATCCGCCATGACCGTCACCGCCGGCGCGGCCCAGGATTTTTTCACCCCGGCCCGCCTCACCCAGCTCTCGGCCGTGGGGGGCCTGCTTATCGTCGGCATCGGCATCAACATGCTCGGGATTTTGAAGATCAAGGTCTTCAACCTGCTGCCGGCCATGTTCCTGGCCGCCGCCCTGGCCCCCTTTTTCGTTGATTAG
- the tgt gene encoding tRNA guanosine(34) transglycosylase Tgt, with translation MNAPGTFTLGPGDGSARTARLTTAHGEIETPVFMPVGTQGTVKSLCPTDLQDIKARIILGNTYHLYLRPGDELVAKLGGLHRFMGWDGPILTDSGGFQVFSLSGLRRITEEGVTFASHIDGSKHLFSPEKVVSIQRNLGSDIMMVLDECVPYGADRAYTEKSLGLTTRWARRCRKAHPAGDRGQLMFGIVQGGFFKDLRAQSAEQIIEVGFDGYALGGLSVGESRAEMYDILGDAAPLLPADRPRYLMGVGAPRDLLAGMAAGIDMFDCVLPTRNARNGTLFTFQGKVNIKRAEYREDDSPLDPTCPCYACRTFSRAYLRHLYIAKELLSYRLNTLHNLTFFSIMMERARQAIREGRFAAYRAEMEALYPEGE, from the coding sequence ATGAACGCACCAGGAACATTCACCCTCGGCCCCGGCGACGGCAGCGCCCGCACCGCCCGGCTGACCACGGCCCACGGCGAGATCGAAACCCCCGTTTTCATGCCCGTGGGCACCCAGGGCACGGTCAAAAGCCTGTGCCCCACCGATCTGCAGGATATAAAAGCCCGGATCATCCTGGGCAACACCTATCATCTCTACCTACGCCCCGGCGACGAACTGGTGGCCAAGCTCGGCGGTCTACACCGCTTCATGGGTTGGGACGGCCCCATTCTCACCGATTCCGGCGGATTTCAAGTCTTCAGCCTGTCGGGACTGCGCCGCATCACCGAGGAAGGCGTCACCTTCGCCTCCCATATCGATGGCTCCAAGCATCTGTTTTCGCCGGAAAAAGTCGTCTCCATCCAGCGAAACCTCGGCTCGGACATCATGATGGTCCTCGACGAGTGCGTGCCCTACGGCGCGGACCGGGCCTACACCGAAAAGTCCCTGGGCCTCACCACCCGCTGGGCTAGGCGCTGCCGGAAGGCCCATCCCGCCGGCGACCGGGGCCAGCTCATGTTCGGCATCGTCCAGGGCGGCTTTTTCAAGGACCTGCGCGCCCAAAGCGCCGAGCAGATCATTGAGGTCGGTTTTGACGGCTACGCCCTGGGCGGACTGTCCGTGGGCGAGAGCCGGGCCGAGATGTACGACATCCTGGGCGACGCCGCCCCCCTGCTCCCGGCCGACCGGCCGCGATACCTGATGGGCGTTGGCGCGCCACGCGATCTGCTGGCCGGCATGGCCGCCGGCATCGACATGTTCGACTGCGTGTTGCCGACCCGAAACGCCCGAAACGGCACCCTTTTCACCTTTCAGGGCAAGGTCAACATCAAGCGGGCCGAATACCGCGAGGACGACTCGCCCCTGGACCCCACCTGCCCCTGCTACGCCTGCCGCACCTTTTCCCGGGCCTATCTGCGCCATCTCTACATCGCCAAGGAGTTGCTGTCCTACCGGCTCAACACCCTCCACAACCTGACCTTTTTCTCCATCATGATGGAGCGGGCCAGGCAAGCCATCCGGGAAGGCCGTTTCGCCGCCTACCGGGCCGAGATGGAGGCCCTCTACCCCGAGGGCGAATAG
- the ade gene encoding adenine deaminase: MSANESLEMLGRRLAVARGEAPADLVIKNARLVNVLSGEIHEADVTVAEGVFVGFAGGEARQVIDADGAYLCPGFIDGHIHIESTLLSPPVFARAVAPHGTCAVISDPHEIANVLGLPGIEYMLACSQDLPVTCYFMAPSCVPATNMATSGARLGAMDVAALLARHPERILGLAEVMNFPGVVAGDETMLRKLLAAKGRVIDGHAPGLTGRALDAYATAGPQSDHECTEFDEAREKLRRGLTIMIRQGSTEKNLDTLIDLVTADNWSQFSLVSDDRDPTDLSREGHMNALVRQAVARGVPPVRAVAMASLNTARYFGLRRRGAVAPGYRADAVLVEDLTSFAIREVVLDGKRLADWEFADRSCLTPPRAMRVGGEVSEARLSVPAASPRMRVIGVIPGQIVTDPLEMAPTVRDGLAVADAGRDLAKLAVIERHKATGNLALGFVKGLGLKNGAIAGTVAHDAHNLIVAGTNDADMVLAARTLMISGGGFAVASGGQVLAQLRLPVAGLMSDAPLEVILDGLSKLDAAFRQVADLPAEVEAHPFMTMSFLSLEVIPSLKLTDKGLVDVTAFAPVPLFIV; the protein is encoded by the coding sequence ATGTCCGCGAACGAAAGCCTTGAAATGCTGGGCCGGCGGCTGGCCGTGGCCCGGGGAGAGGCCCCGGCCGATCTGGTCATCAAGAACGCCCGGCTGGTCAACGTGTTGTCCGGCGAAATCCACGAAGCCGATGTGACCGTGGCCGAAGGCGTGTTCGTCGGCTTTGCCGGCGGCGAAGCCAGGCAGGTCATCGACGCCGACGGCGCGTACCTGTGTCCGGGATTCATCGATGGCCACATCCACATCGAATCGACCTTGCTGTCGCCGCCGGTCTTTGCCCGGGCCGTGGCTCCCCACGGCACCTGCGCCGTCATTTCCGACCCCCACGAGATCGCCAATGTGCTGGGGCTGCCCGGCATCGAATACATGCTGGCCTGCAGCCAGGATCTGCCCGTGACCTGCTATTTCATGGCCCCATCCTGCGTGCCGGCCACGAACATGGCCACTTCCGGAGCGCGTCTGGGAGCCATGGACGTGGCCGCCTTACTGGCCCGCCATCCGGAGCGCATCCTGGGGCTAGCCGAGGTCATGAACTTTCCCGGCGTGGTGGCCGGCGACGAAACCATGCTGCGAAAACTCCTGGCCGCCAAGGGGCGCGTCATCGACGGCCACGCCCCGGGCCTGACCGGCCGGGCGCTCGACGCCTACGCCACGGCCGGCCCGCAGTCCGACCACGAATGCACGGAATTTGATGAAGCCCGGGAAAAGCTGCGCCGAGGGCTGACCATCATGATCCGCCAGGGCAGCACTGAAAAAAACCTCGATACGCTGATTGATCTCGTCACCGCCGACAACTGGAGCCAGTTTTCCCTGGTCAGCGACGACCGCGACCCCACCGACCTCAGCCGAGAAGGGCACATGAACGCGCTCGTGCGCCAGGCCGTGGCCCGAGGCGTGCCGCCGGTGCGGGCCGTGGCCATGGCCAGCCTCAACACCGCCCGGTACTTCGGCCTGCGCCGCCGGGGCGCGGTGGCTCCGGGCTACCGGGCCGACGCCGTGCTGGTGGAGGATTTGACGTCTTTTGCCATCCGCGAGGTGGTGCTCGACGGCAAGCGTCTGGCCGACTGGGAGTTCGCCGACCGGTCGTGTCTGACCCCGCCCCGGGCCATGCGCGTGGGCGGTGAGGTGTCCGAGGCCCGGCTGTCCGTGCCGGCGGCATCACCGCGGATGCGAGTGATCGGCGTCATCCCGGGCCAGATCGTCACCGATCCCCTGGAAATGGCCCCAACGGTGCGCGATGGCCTAGCCGTGGCCGATGCCGGGCGCGATTTGGCCAAACTGGCCGTCATCGAGCGCCACAAAGCCACCGGCAACCTGGCCCTGGGCTTCGTCAAGGGGCTGGGACTCAAGAACGGGGCCATCGCCGGCACGGTAGCCCATGACGCCCACAATCTCATCGTGGCCGGAACCAACGACGCGGACATGGTGCTGGCCGCGCGAACGCTCATGATTTCCGGCGGCGGCTTTGCCGTGGCCAGCGGCGGCCAGGTGCTGGCCCAGCTGCGACTGCCCGTGGCCGGACTCATGAGCGACGCGCCCCTGGAGGTCATCCTGGACGGGCTGTCCAAGCTCGACGCCGCCTTCCGGCAGGTGGCGGATCTCCCGGCCGAGGTCGAGGCGCATCCGTTCATGACCATGTCCTTTTTGTCGCTGGAGGTGATCCCGAGCCTCAAGCTCACGGACAAGGGGCTGGTGGATGTCACGGCGTTTGCGCCTGTGCCGTTGTTTATTGTGTAG
- a CDS encoding glycosyltransferase family 39 protein, whose protein sequence is MSTSVAPDTPSFVALLRSGGWPLALLVLIATLVRFYSLEIPSMWWDEILVPLNAVTSVGDILLRAKTEDFHPPVFYLLIKLVLLVGSSDALLRLPSVLAGLATLPLLYVLAAPRVGRAAALCAVALMTVNGAMLLFSRQVRPYSLIIFLSLLGAELLLRWVEKPRMKLTTGLVAATCGYICLHYLSILILAVQGSFAAANVVFRPAPRPWKQLALYAGGCSLGVAATWHFFHSSPSTLTQGSVATTALLALDRLTQIFCGDGSTPWARGGLLALTAVGTALVWRKDRRLAVLALATILGPAAALSLARYNSYFNAWHVSYAAPFLCLLAGTCLSAVLGQRRLGEAAALAATVVAMMLLSDNRYYAPSSHAGNYKEQAKQLPTILRPGALVAYSELSELDGVNWYAAHFVRPNPLQQRQITIAETVSVDFVAFGGLGHLAVSDTEYLAHFDSITGKTPLAGGTVYHAAVRHAPPRIGPAFPWHDTLGMTPWDLARQCQAVAGVNLVNFFGGWLVPETGDAPGYVTYVVDGPKPFAGPLVIRLHVPFENPIAGNVVRLTYTFDDEPALVAFESRGGEPQERRTVILRRQTPFSKLRCRFDLEPGKWSPSITGNTGGAVRLKPVSLYANTMDREILDSSSLALAMDGVGPVETGPEGQWRWALGDTTTLRFHLEKAAPLTAAVNLVNPIAGQGISISFNGRPLAARQGLAPDKWLVPSLRETWQLHGQAGENVLTVRFDAWNGKADAPQATFAPGDGRPLAAAFTLLRLDLDNPAATLVY, encoded by the coding sequence ATGTCCACCTCAGTAGCACCGGACACCCCGTCGTTTGTCGCCTTATTGCGAAGCGGCGGCTGGCCGCTGGCTCTGCTTGTCTTGATTGCCACCTTGGTGCGTTTCTACAGTCTTGAGATTCCCTCCATGTGGTGGGATGAAATTCTCGTCCCATTAAATGCCGTAACCTCGGTCGGCGACATCCTGCTACGGGCCAAAACCGAGGATTTTCATCCTCCGGTCTTTTATCTGCTTATCAAATTGGTGCTCCTTGTTGGTTCAAGCGACGCTCTCCTGCGCCTACCGTCGGTACTGGCCGGCCTGGCCACGTTGCCGTTGCTCTATGTGCTGGCCGCGCCGCGTGTGGGCCGAGCCGCAGCACTTTGCGCCGTGGCTCTCATGACCGTCAATGGCGCGATGCTCCTGTTTTCCCGCCAGGTCCGCCCCTATAGCCTGATCATTTTTCTCTCCCTGCTTGGGGCCGAGCTGCTGCTGCGTTGGGTCGAGAAGCCTAGAATGAAACTCACTACCGGCCTTGTTGCCGCCACCTGCGGTTATATATGTCTACACTACCTGAGCATTCTCATATTAGCCGTGCAGGGGAGTTTTGCCGCAGCCAACGTTGTATTCCGGCCCGCTCCCCGTCCCTGGAAGCAACTGGCGCTCTATGCCGGCGGCTGTAGTCTTGGAGTGGCGGCGACTTGGCATTTCTTTCACTCCAGCCCGTCCACGCTAACCCAGGGTTCCGTGGCCACAACCGCGCTCCTGGCCCTTGACCGGCTAACCCAGATTTTCTGCGGGGACGGCAGCACCCCCTGGGCCAGAGGCGGCTTGTTGGCCCTGACGGCAGTGGGGACGGCCCTTGTTTGGCGCAAAGATCGACGCTTGGCGGTTCTGGCCCTGGCAACCATCCTCGGACCTGCGGCGGCGTTGTCCCTGGCCCGCTACAATTCCTATTTCAATGCCTGGCATGTCAGTTATGCCGCTCCCTTTCTGTGCCTTCTGGCCGGAACCTGCCTCAGCGCGGTCCTTGGCCAACGGCGTCTGGGCGAGGCAGCCGCCCTGGCCGCAACGGTCGTAGCCATGATGCTTCTTAGCGATAATCGTTACTATGCCCCAAGCAGCCACGCTGGAAACTACAAAGAACAGGCCAAGCAACTGCCTACCATCCTGCGGCCTGGAGCCTTGGTTGCCTATTCCGAACTATCCGAACTTGACGGGGTGAACTGGTACGCTGCGCATTTCGTCAGACCCAATCCGCTGCAACAGCGCCAAATCACCATCGCCGAGACTGTGTCCGTGGACTTCGTAGCCTTTGGCGGTTTGGGCCATCTGGCCGTAAGCGACACGGAATACCTTGCGCATTTCGACTCGATCACCGGCAAGACCCCCCTTGCCGGCGGCACGGTTTACCATGCAGCCGTGCGCCACGCGCCGCCACGCATCGGACCCGCATTTCCCTGGCATGACACCCTGGGCATGACGCCCTGGGACCTCGCCCGGCAATGTCAGGCCGTGGCCGGGGTCAATCTGGTCAATTTTTTTGGCGGCTGGCTCGTACCAGAAACCGGAGACGCGCCGGGATATGTCACCTATGTTGTAGACGGACCAAAACCGTTTGCGGGGCCGCTAGTTATCCGCCTGCACGTACCCTTTGAAAATCCCATTGCGGGAAATGTCGTCCGCCTGACCTACACCTTTGACGACGAACCGGCTCTGGTCGCCTTTGAAAGCCGGGGAGGGGAGCCGCAAGAACGTCGCACGGTCATTTTGCGGCGGCAGACCCCTTTTTCCAAGTTACGTTGTCGATTCGACCTTGAACCCGGGAAGTGGTCGCCGAGCATAACCGGCAACACCGGTGGAGCCGTCCGGCTCAAGCCTGTGTCGCTGTATGCCAACACCATGGACCGCGAAATCTTGGATTCGTCGAGCCTTGCCCTCGCCATGGATGGAGTCGGGCCGGTTGAGACAGGGCCGGAAGGGCAATGGCGCTGGGCTTTGGGCGACACCACGACCCTGCGGTTTCACCTGGAGAAAGCTGCCCCGCTGACCGCTGCCGTCAATCTGGTCAACCCCATTGCCGGGCAAGGCATATCGATCAGTTTTAATGGCCGTCCGCTGGCGGCCCGGCAGGGGTTGGCCCCGGACAAGTGGCTTGTTCCGTCGCTACGGGAAACCTGGCAATTGCATGGGCAGGCCGGCGAGAATGTCCTTACCGTCCGATTCGATGCCTGGAACGGCAAGGCGGACGCGCCTCAAGCCACCTTTGCTCCGGGAGACGGCCGTCCGTTGGCGGCTGCATTTACGCTCCTGCGCCTAGATTTGGACAATCCAGCAGCTACATTGGTGTATTAA
- a CDS encoding glycosyltransferase family 39 protein, giving the protein MQPNVIHPFDTASSWPWRMAVAGLVAVAAFLRLYHLETPSMWWDEIIVPLTARFPLAYILDFSRHCEMHPPLYHYCVKLVEGVGLSDASLRLPSAVCGIILVYAAWRGLGRLYGRGVGLVATAFLAGSAMQVWHVRQVRPYAIFVLLFLLSFCHLLRFVREGKSRDLYAVLAYNVPLFLLHYFTFHLALAEGIILVLLWRPGGRGGVSFPQIAVFAAGTLAVALPVLVFLFLPSQTTLSIFGLKAGFGEIGRLIAAYLAHVLWSHDDLNLRLGFGALLVAGGWAMARKTPRELAVCLLVCLIPACVLFLMRKTAYFSPRHFLYMTIPAAVLVGHVVRLLPRQGLAVPLAAALAALPAGVLYYQHYGDYYEDTSYHHNVFVTDFKPMARQLAGILRPGQIIAASDPGTVNAVSWYLDQFTAVNPFRAQNLSEERGDFELAFFTPFRTWGHLGRTEEEFAAAVGPIASIEPVLNATIYRLPIQREPAPRMEAVPYHLRRRMELPAFYRQVAAFSGMTISPYWGGEAIATRNNTPSRLEYRLDNAASAGPLQLQFILEYKNQGQGSRMAYVVRFDDEPPVPLFTSFGPDPAEAATVSIVREAPYKTMRLSLETVCADQTARYPGGNLETAAFRGFDLEIVPAGRFDSTPRAMRLREQNLGKIEHGVDNVFRWGLGPTSAMTFELDKPQALILEFDFDNTLDGQAVVVAANGQILESLSSLGVGETRRLRIPIAGRAGANAVLIAYSHWNHGTVTFAETDVRPMALFIRRLRLVAPCGDCNGEPPCPPQ; this is encoded by the coding sequence ATGCAGCCAAACGTTATTCACCCCTTCGACACGGCTTCGTCCTGGCCCTGGCGCATGGCCGTGGCAGGCCTCGTGGCAGTGGCCGCCTTCCTGCGCCTGTACCACCTGGAAACCCCGTCCATGTGGTGGGACGAAATCATCGTGCCCTTAACGGCCCGGTTTCCCCTGGCTTACATCCTCGATTTCTCGCGCCACTGCGAGATGCATCCGCCGCTGTACCACTATTGCGTCAAGCTTGTGGAGGGAGTTGGGCTTTCCGACGCCAGCCTGCGCCTGCCCTCGGCCGTTTGCGGCATCATTCTGGTCTATGCCGCCTGGCGCGGCCTGGGCCGCCTCTACGGACGCGGGGTCGGGCTTGTGGCCACCGCGTTCCTGGCCGGCAGCGCCATGCAGGTCTGGCACGTGCGGCAGGTGCGGCCCTACGCTATCTTCGTCTTGCTGTTCTTGCTGTCCTTTTGCCACTTGCTGCGTTTCGTGCGCGAAGGCAAAAGCCGCGACCTGTATGCCGTCCTGGCCTACAACGTACCACTATTCTTGCTCCACTATTTCACCTTCCACCTCGCCCTGGCCGAGGGGATCATCCTGGTCCTTCTGTGGCGGCCCGGGGGCAGGGGCGGCGTCAGCTTCCCCCAGATCGCGGTCTTTGCCGCCGGAACCCTGGCCGTGGCTCTGCCGGTGCTTGTTTTCCTTTTTCTGCCGAGCCAGACCACGCTTTCCATCTTTGGCCTCAAGGCCGGTTTTGGCGAGATAGGCCGGCTTATTGCTGCGTACTTGGCCCATGTGCTGTGGAGCCATGACGACCTGAACCTACGGCTGGGCTTTGGGGCGTTGCTCGTTGCCGGCGGCTGGGCCATGGCCCGCAAGACGCCCCGGGAACTGGCCGTCTGCCTGCTTGTTTGCCTCATCCCGGCATGTGTCCTTTTCCTCATGCGCAAAACGGCCTATTTCTCGCCGCGCCATTTTCTCTACATGACCATCCCGGCGGCAGTTCTCGTCGGCCACGTCGTTCGCCTGCTGCCGCGTCAGGGTTTGGCCGTCCCCCTGGCCGCCGCCTTGGCCGCCCTTCCAGCCGGTGTCCTTTATTATCAGCATTACGGCGACTATTACGAAGACACGAGCTACCACCACAACGTCTTTGTCACGGATTTCAAGCCCATGGCCCGGCAACTGGCCGGCATCCTGCGCCCGGGCCAGATCATCGCTGCCTCGGACCCGGGCACGGTCAACGCCGTATCCTGGTACCTTGACCAGTTCACGGCCGTGAACCCCTTCCGTGCGCAAAACCTTTCCGAAGAACGTGGCGACTTCGAGCTGGCCTTTTTCACGCCGTTTCGCACCTGGGGCCATCTTGGCCGCACCGAAGAGGAATTCGCCGCCGCCGTGGGCCCCATCGCATCGATTGAGCCTGTCCTGAACGCCACCATCTACCGGTTGCCCATCCAGCGCGAGCCAGCCCCGCGCATGGAGGCCGTTCCTTACCATTTGCGCCGACGCATGGAGCTGCCGGCCTTCTACCGCCAGGTCGCCGCCTTTTCCGGCATGACCATCAGCCCCTATTGGGGCGGCGAGGCCATCGCTACCCGCAACAACACGCCCTCGCGCCTGGAATACCGCTTGGACAACGCCGCCTCGGCCGGGCCGCTGCAGCTCCAGTTCATCCTGGAGTACAAAAATCAGGGGCAGGGGAGCCGCATGGCCTACGTCGTGCGTTTCGACGACGAGCCGCCCGTGCCGCTTTTCACCTCCTTTGGCCCGGACCCGGCCGAAGCGGCCACGGTCTCCATCGTGCGAGAAGCCCCGTACAAAACCATGCGATTGAGTCTGGAAACCGTCTGCGCCGACCAGACGGCCCGATATCCCGGCGGCAATCTGGAAACCGCCGCGTTCCGGGGCTTTGACCTGGAAATCGTGCCGGCCGGCCGTTTCGATTCCACGCCCCGGGCCATGCGGCTTCGCGAGCAAAACCTTGGCAAGATCGAGCACGGCGTGGACAACGTCTTTCGCTGGGGCCTTGGCCCCACGAGCGCCATGACGTTCGAGCTGGACAAACCCCAGGCGCTCATCCTGGAATTCGACTTCGACAACACCCTGGACGGGCAGGCGGTGGTGGTGGCCGCCAACGGCCAGATTCTGGAAAGTCTCTCGAGCCTGGGCGTCGGCGAGACGCGCCGCCTGCGTATACCCATCGCCGGGCGGGCCGGGGCCAACGCCGTGCTGATCGCCTACAGCCACTGGAACCATGGCACGGTCACCTTCGCGGAGACGGATGTTCGTCCCATGGCACTTTTCATCCGCCGCCTGCGGCTGGTCGCGCCTTGTGGCGACTGTAACGGAGAACCACCATGTCCACCTCAGTAG
- a CDS encoding YHS domain-containing protein yields the protein MYRWLILLVAAFILYKLFMGDRGRKKEQEAETKKRMAATGDMVKDPVCGTYVPADADIRARDGDKVYAFCSYECRDKFVKRIEASRTQAMEQGKTAEQTGEDARR from the coding sequence ATGTACCGTTGGCTCATTTTACTCGTGGCCGCGTTTATTTTGTACAAGCTGTTCATGGGCGACCGGGGTCGGAAAAAGGAACAGGAAGCCGAGACCAAAAAACGCATGGCCGCCACCGGCGACATGGTCAAGGACCCGGTCTGCGGCACCTATGTGCCGGCCGATGCCGATATCCGCGCCCGGGATGGCGACAAGGTCTACGCCTTTTGCAGCTACGAATGCCGCGACAAGTTCGTCAAACGCATCGAAGCCAGCCGCACCCAGGCCATGGAGCAGGGCAAGACCGCCGAGCAGACCGGGGAAGACGCCCGCCGCTAG
- the folK gene encoding 2-amino-4-hydroxy-6-hydroxymethyldihydropteridine diphosphokinase: MGSNQGDRLANLRLARERLGALPDAFLAGASPVYETEPWGEADQATFFNQVVALTLGDSWSPRRLLQALLANETLLGRVRDPARPNGPRTMDCDLLLYGDVRLEEPDLSVPHPRLRQRPFVLVPLADLAPELAIPDGQGGSVAQALAEMPSNQGGNIVGAIEASAR, encoded by the coding sequence CTGGGCTCCAACCAGGGCGACAGGCTGGCCAATCTTCGTCTGGCCCGGGAGCGCCTCGGCGCGCTCCCGGACGCTTTTTTGGCGGGCGCCAGCCCCGTCTACGAGACCGAGCCCTGGGGCGAGGCCGACCAGGCGACGTTTTTCAATCAGGTCGTGGCCCTGACCTTGGGCGATTCCTGGTCGCCCAGGCGGCTGTTGCAGGCGCTTTTGGCCAACGAGACCCTGCTTGGCCGGGTGCGCGATCCGGCCCGGCCAAACGGTCCCCGGACCATGGACTGCGATTTGTTGCTTTATGGCGACGTCCGCCTTGAGGAACCCGACCTGAGCGTTCCCCATCCACGCCTGCGGCAGCGCCCTTTCGTCCTGGTCCCGCTGGCCGACCTTGCCCCGGAGCTGGCCATCCCGGACGGGCAGGGGGGAAGCGTGGCCCAGGCGCTGGCGGAAATGCCTTCCAACCAGGGCGGGAATATTGTAGGGGCAATCGAGGCATCGGCCCGATAA
- a CDS encoding LL-diaminopimelate aminotransferase, which translates to MIQFPMADRVAALPPYLFAEIDRVKAEVRARGVDIISLGIGDPDLPTPDCIIDALCAAARKPENHQYPDYVGLLTFRAAVADWYKARFGVTLDPATEVVSLIGSKEGIAHFPLAFVNPGDLVIVCSPNYPVYPVATGFCGGEVKILPLTDENDYLPDLDSVTDAEWARAKIIFVNYPNNPTSAVAPRAFYEKLVAKAKETNTIVVSDAAYTEMYYDPAEKPMSILEVEGAKDVAIEFHSLSKTYNMTGWRIGMAVGNAQLVKGLGKIKENVDSGIFQAVQEAGIVALNQGEPFAEQFRGIYKDRRDKAVAALAKMGIACRTPKASFYLWCKTPAGHTSAAFVTKVLQETGVVLTPGNGFGAPGEGYFRIAMTVPVARMEEALSRIAKL; encoded by the coding sequence ATGATCCAGTTTCCCATGGCCGACCGCGTGGCCGCCCTTCCTCCCTATCTTTTCGCTGAAATCGACCGCGTCAAGGCCGAAGTCCGGGCTCGCGGCGTGGACATCATTTCTCTTGGCATCGGCGACCCGGACCTGCCCACCCCGGACTGCATCATCGATGCCCTGTGCGCCGCTGCCCGCAAGCCGGAAAACCATCAGTATCCCGATTACGTGGGCCTGCTGACCTTCCGCGCCGCCGTGGCCGACTGGTACAAGGCCCGGTTCGGCGTCACCCTGGACCCGGCCACGGAAGTGGTGAGCCTTATCGGCTCCAAGGAAGGCATCGCCCATTTTCCCCTGGCCTTCGTCAATCCCGGCGATCTGGTCATTGTCTGCTCGCCCAACTACCCGGTCTATCCGGTGGCTACGGGCTTTTGCGGCGGCGAAGTCAAAATCCTGCCGCTCACCGACGAAAACGACTACCTGCCCGACCTCGACAGCGTCACCGACGCCGAATGGGCCCGGGCCAAGATCATCTTCGTCAACTACCCCAACAACCCGACCTCGGCCGTGGCCCCGCGCGCCTTCTACGAGAAGCTCGTGGCCAAGGCCAAGGAAACGAACACCATCGTCGTCTCCGACGCGGCCTACACCGAGATGTACTATGACCCGGCCGAAAAGCCCATGTCGATCCTGGAGGTCGAAGGGGCCAAGGACGTGGCCATCGAGTTCCACTCCCTGTCCAAGACCTACAACATGACCGGCTGGCGCATCGGCATGGCCGTGGGCAACGCCCAGCTCGTCAAGGGCCTGGGCAAGATCAAGGAAAACGTGGACTCCGGCATCTTCCAGGCCGTGCAGGAAGCCGGCATCGTGGCGCTCAATCAGGGCGAGCCCTTTGCCGAGCAGTTCCGGGGCATCTACAAGGACCGCCGGGACAAGGCCGTGGCCGCTCTGGCCAAGATGGGCATCGCCTGCCGCACGCCCAAGGCTTCCTTCTACCTCTGGTGCAAGACCCCGGCCGGCCACACCTCGGCCGCCTTCGTCACCAAGGTGCTCCAGGAGACCGGCGTGGTGCTCACCCCGGGCAACGGCTTCGGCGCGCCGGGCGAGGGCTATTTCCGCATCGCCATGACCGTTCCCGTCGCCCGCATGGAGGAGGCGTTGTCACGCATCGCCAAGCTGTAA